A stretch of Nonomuraea africana DNA encodes these proteins:
- a CDS encoding extracellular solute-binding protein yields the protein MKRSIGAVAVLAVTGMALTACGQSSSDADTIELTITQNAIAGGKNAAAADHIANWVIPKFEAAQKAKGKTVKVKFVPSGVDDEQYKTKLSLDLKSKKGADVIDIDGIWAGEFAEAGYIKPLSEVAGAETDSWEGWSQIPEAVQGLATYNGKKYALPIGTDGRVLYFNKTLFQKAGLPADWQPKSWQEIIDAGNKLKTAGVPTPIQINAGTAMGEATSMQGVLPLLAGAGGEIYKDGKWTGAAQPLKDALGLYQQIYGGSGLGDPKLQQEAKGRDKSFAEFADGKIGILMEGDYFWRGVVNPTDGVAKMADRDQVVGFAMIPAIQPGKGIRGQDFVSMSGGALRTVNPNSKHPKEAFELAAFTLSPEALKEETKQNVRITPRTDVNKEILTGDPLLMFISEKVLPLTAYRPPLAVYPQVSAALQEATAQVVSGKAPDQAAADYQAKLEGLVGGAGNVAS from the coding sequence GTGAAAAGATCCATTGGCGCTGTCGCGGTCCTGGCCGTGACCGGAATGGCGCTCACCGCATGCGGGCAGTCGTCCTCCGACGCTGACACCATCGAGCTGACGATCACACAGAACGCCATCGCCGGGGGCAAGAACGCGGCGGCGGCCGACCACATCGCCAACTGGGTCATCCCCAAGTTCGAGGCGGCACAGAAGGCCAAGGGCAAGACCGTCAAGGTCAAGTTCGTGCCGAGCGGCGTCGACGACGAGCAGTACAAGACCAAACTCTCGCTCGACCTCAAGTCCAAGAAGGGCGCCGACGTCATCGACATCGACGGCATCTGGGCGGGCGAGTTCGCCGAGGCCGGATACATCAAGCCGCTGTCGGAGGTCGCGGGCGCCGAGACCGACAGCTGGGAGGGCTGGTCGCAGATCCCCGAGGCCGTGCAGGGGCTGGCCACCTACAACGGCAAGAAGTACGCGCTGCCGATCGGCACCGACGGCCGCGTCCTCTACTTCAACAAGACGCTCTTCCAGAAGGCGGGCCTGCCCGCCGACTGGCAGCCGAAGAGCTGGCAGGAGATCATCGACGCGGGCAACAAGCTGAAGACGGCAGGCGTGCCCACGCCGATCCAGATCAACGCCGGCACCGCCATGGGCGAGGCCACCTCGATGCAGGGCGTGCTGCCGCTGCTCGCAGGCGCGGGCGGCGAGATCTACAAGGACGGGAAGTGGACCGGCGCCGCCCAGCCGCTCAAGGACGCCCTCGGCCTCTACCAGCAGATCTACGGCGGCAGCGGCCTCGGTGACCCCAAGCTCCAGCAGGAGGCCAAGGGCCGCGACAAGTCCTTCGCCGAGTTCGCGGACGGCAAGATCGGCATCCTGATGGAGGGCGACTACTTCTGGCGCGGCGTCGTCAACCCCACGGACGGCGTGGCCAAGATGGCCGACCGCGACCAGGTCGTCGGCTTCGCGATGATCCCCGCCATCCAGCCCGGCAAGGGCATCCGCGGCCAGGACTTCGTCAGCATGTCGGGCGGCGCCCTGCGCACGGTCAACCCCAACAGCAAGCACCCGAAGGAGGCCTTCGAACTGGCCGCCTTCACCCTCTCGCCCGAGGCGCTGAAGGAGGAGACCAAGCAGAACGTCCGCATCACCCCGCGCACGGACGTCAACAAGGAGATCCTCACCGGCGACCCGCTGCTGATGTTCATCTCGGAGAAGGTGCTCCCGCTGACGGCCTACCGGCCGCCGCTCGCCGTCTACCCGCAGGTCTCGGCCGCGCTGCAGGAGGCCACCGCCCAGGTGGTCAGCGGCAAGGCGCCCGACCAGGCGGCCGCGGACTACCAGGCGAAGCTCGAAGGACTCGTCGGTGG
- a CDS encoding AI-2E family transporter, with protein sequence MNPWRALGVIALIAVGLYCLSLVRTVAISVILGVFLTTLLLPPAKWLRGRGMGRGLSTAIVCVSGLALLVAFFSVLVPPTINGLSQLHASVGTALDDLHGVAARLGLDDARLASLLAQARAWLVEQGEQIATGALAGARTIGEIIVGAVLAVILAIYFVHGGDRLYGWLTDLAPLRARPRMRETGEVVFDVVGRYIRGVAIVGVVDGFFIGIALWILGVPIALPLAVLTFAGAFLPVVGAFLAGLLAAVVAFVAKGWLVALVVVAVTVLVQQIEGHVLAPQIYGKALDLPGAVILIAITIGSVLAGITGAFLAAPVTSALVALLRDRQGTSAVPRP encoded by the coding sequence ATGAATCCGTGGCGGGCGCTCGGGGTGATCGCGCTCATCGCCGTGGGCCTCTACTGCCTCTCGCTGGTGCGCACGGTGGCCATCTCGGTCATCCTCGGCGTCTTCCTGACCACGCTGCTGCTGCCGCCCGCCAAGTGGCTGCGCGGACGCGGGATGGGCAGGGGCCTGTCCACGGCGATCGTGTGCGTGAGCGGCCTGGCGCTCCTGGTGGCGTTCTTCTCGGTGCTCGTGCCGCCGACGATCAACGGGCTGTCCCAGCTGCACGCCAGCGTGGGCACCGCGCTCGACGACCTGCACGGGGTGGCCGCCCGCCTCGGCCTCGACGACGCGCGGCTGGCGTCGTTGCTCGCCCAGGCCCGGGCGTGGCTCGTCGAGCAGGGAGAGCAGATCGCCACGGGCGCCCTCGCGGGCGCCAGGACGATCGGCGAGATCATCGTGGGCGCGGTGCTCGCCGTCATCCTGGCGATCTACTTCGTGCACGGCGGAGACCGGCTGTACGGCTGGCTCACCGACCTCGCGCCGCTGCGGGCCAGGCCGCGCATGAGGGAGACGGGCGAGGTGGTCTTCGACGTCGTGGGCCGCTACATCCGCGGCGTGGCGATCGTCGGCGTGGTGGACGGGTTCTTCATCGGGATCGCGCTGTGGATCCTCGGCGTCCCGATCGCGCTCCCGCTGGCGGTGCTCACCTTCGCGGGCGCGTTCCTGCCCGTGGTGGGCGCGTTCCTGGCCGGTCTGCTGGCCGCGGTGGTGGCCTTCGTGGCCAAGGGCTGGCTGGTGGCCCTCGTCGTGGTCGCGGTCACGGTGCTGGTCCAGCAGATCGAGGGGCACGTGCTGGCCCCGCAGATCTACGGCAAGGCGCTCGATCTGCCGGGGGCGGTGATCCTGATCGCGATCACGATCGGCAGCGTGCTGGCGGGGATCACCGGTGCGTTCCTCGCCGCCCCGGTGACGTCCGCGCTCGTGGCGCTGCTGCGCGACCGTCAGGGCACGAGCGCCGTCCCCCGCCCCTGA
- a CDS encoding purine-cytosine permease family protein translates to MKIETYGVERIPDADRTARPIDLFRLAFGGANTFATCVLGAFPILFGLSFWQGVTATVLGLVVGALILAPLSLFGPLNGTNNAVSSSAHLGVHGRIVGSFLSLLTAIAFFSISVWSSGDALVGGAHRLVGLAESDFTYGVAYALFAGLVLVVCIYGFRFMLFVNKIAVLAASLLFVLGVFAFAGDFDPSYAGTLPAGDPLFWPSFIGAALIVLSNPVSFGAFLGDWSRYIPAETPRSRVLAAAFLSQIATFLPFLFGLTTASIIAAKAAKYVDPAAPNYVGGLLAISPGWYFVPVCLIALIGGMSTGTTALYGTGLDFSSVFPRFSRVQATIFIGTLSIVFIFVGRFAANLTQSISTFATLIITCTAPWMVIMMLGYLTRRGWYDAEALQVFNRRQRGGRYWFTHGWNWRGMTAWLASAVVAILFVNLPGQFVGPLGDLAGGVDVSLPVGLAIAAVLYLVLLAAFPEPREVYGPAGPRLVGAADTPVPPIVAAELVG, encoded by the coding sequence GTGAAGATCGAGACCTACGGCGTCGAGCGCATTCCCGACGCCGACCGCACCGCCCGGCCGATCGACCTGTTCAGGCTCGCCTTCGGCGGCGCGAACACCTTCGCCACCTGCGTGCTCGGCGCCTTCCCGATCCTGTTCGGGCTGTCGTTCTGGCAGGGGGTGACCGCGACCGTCCTCGGCCTGGTGGTGGGCGCGCTGATCCTGGCGCCGCTGTCGCTGTTCGGCCCGCTCAACGGCACCAACAACGCCGTCTCCTCCTCGGCGCACCTGGGAGTCCACGGCAGGATCGTCGGCTCGTTCCTGTCGTTGCTCACCGCGATCGCCTTCTTCTCGATCTCGGTGTGGTCCTCCGGCGACGCTCTGGTCGGCGGCGCGCACCGGCTGGTGGGCCTGGCCGAGAGCGACTTCACCTACGGCGTGGCCTACGCGCTGTTCGCCGGTCTGGTGCTGGTGGTCTGCATCTACGGCTTCCGCTTCATGCTCTTCGTCAACAAGATCGCGGTGCTGGCCGCGTCGCTGCTGTTCGTGCTGGGCGTCTTCGCCTTCGCCGGCGACTTCGACCCGTCCTACGCGGGCACGCTCCCGGCAGGCGACCCGCTGTTCTGGCCGTCGTTCATCGGCGCGGCGCTGATCGTGCTGTCCAACCCGGTCTCCTTCGGCGCGTTCCTCGGCGACTGGTCGCGCTACATCCCCGCCGAGACGCCGCGCTCCCGGGTGCTGGCCGCCGCGTTCCTGTCGCAGATCGCCACCTTCCTGCCGTTCCTGTTCGGCCTGACCACCGCCTCGATCATCGCCGCCAAGGCCGCGAAGTACGTCGATCCCGCCGCGCCCAACTACGTGGGCGGCCTGCTGGCCATCTCGCCCGGCTGGTACTTCGTCCCGGTCTGTCTCATCGCGCTGATCGGCGGCATGTCCACCGGCACCACCGCGCTGTACGGCACCGGCCTCGACTTCTCCAGCGTCTTCCCGCGCTTCTCCAGGGTCCAGGCCACGATCTTCATCGGCACGCTGTCGATCGTCTTCATCTTCGTCGGCCGCTTCGCCGCCAACCTGACGCAGAGCATCTCCACCTTCGCCACGCTGATCATCACCTGCACGGCGCCGTGGATGGTCATCATGATGCTCGGCTACCTCACCAGGCGGGGCTGGTACGACGCGGAGGCGCTGCAGGTCTTCAACCGCCGCCAGCGCGGGGGACGCTACTGGTTCACCCACGGCTGGAACTGGCGGGGCATGACCGCCTGGCTCGCCTCCGCGGTCGTGGCCATCCTCTTCGTCAACCTGCCGGGCCAGTTCGTCGGCCCGCTGGGCGACCTCGCGGGCGGCGTGGACGTCTCGCTCCCTGTGGGGCTGGCGATCGCGGCCGTGCTCTACCTCGTCCTCCTGGCCGCCTTCCCCGAGCCCCGGGAGGTGTACGGCCCCGCGGGACCTCGCCTGGTCGGCGCCGCCGACACCCCTGTCCCGCCGATCGTCGCCGCGGAGCTCGTCGGCTAG